Below is a window of Fibrobacter sp. UWB11 DNA.
GGGTATCCGAAGCATTGGTCTCATGGACTTGGAACCGGAAACGCTTGCCAAGATTTTCCCGGGCTTTTTTGATGATGACCATTTTACTTGCAAGTTTAGTAACTGCAAACATCTCAAGGAACCGGGATGCGCGGTACGTGCTGCTGTTGAATCGGGTAAATTGTCCGAAGCTCGGTATGCTAGTTATGTGCGAATTTTAAATTCAGGAAAGTAATTCATGTCTGACGTTGTAGTTAAAATAGCCCTTATCGCATCGATTGTATTGATGGGGTATAACATTTCTGAGTTTTCCGCCAGCTTCAAGACGGTGAGCGATAAGATTGGTGAATTCCTGAATATAGCGAAAGAAAATTCGGCTTCGGATTCCGTTTTGCGTTTAACCAATATCTTATCTTCTTGCCTTTTGTCCATTGGCTATGTGGTTCTCGTTTATTTCTCGGATATTGTTTGTTGGATTGTAGCCTTGGTTGTTGTTAAATTGCTTTTGACATTGTTTGTCTCGGATAAATTTTTGATTCAGGTTTTGCGTGATGGATGCCTATCCAAAAAGGGCTATCTCGTCCTGAAATTTGATGCGCTGTTTAATGCTGTTATGGGCTTTGCTTTCGCTGTAATATTGGTACTCTAAGATGAAAAAAATGAACGCTGTTTTCTCGAAAATGTTTATGCGCGTAATGGTTGTCATTGCGTTTGCTCTTGCCACTGCTACATCGTCTTTTGCTCAGGGCGGGGCTACTTCTTCGGGCGTGTTTAATCCGCTTGGTCAATCGTCTGCAGGGGGTGCTGGAATGGGTATGCGCCTTCCGTTGATTGTTGGCGGTTCCTTTGGCATTGGCTCTGGGGCTGGTGTTGGCAATGGTAGCGATGTTGGCCTTTGCTGTGTCCGACCGATGATTGGTGCGTGGATTCCGGGAATAGCATTCTTGCGTTTGGGTTATGGCTTTTCGAGTTACGAAGAACAGGATGACGATAAGAAGAATGAAGTTGAAACGTCGAGCTTTAGCGTTGATTTGGGCACCCATCTTTTTAGCGAGTTTTACTTGACGGGCTCTTATTCTCGCGTGAGTGCGTTGAGTGCAAATGGCGATATTGCATGGAATGAATGGAGCGTTGGTTTTGGCACATTCTGGTTTGTTTTCTCACGTACTTTGCTGACGCTAGATTTCGGTTATCACTGGGTTCGAAAGCATTATGACCCGTTTGTAGATAGAGATGTTTCGGGCGGACGCATGCAAATGAATATAGGCTTTGCAGTCTTTGTTTATTAGTTTGTAAAAGTTTTAATGAGTTGATTGATGAAGAATGTTGCTGTTTTAGGTGGTGCTTTTGATCCGGTCCATAAAGATCACATGCGTGTGGCTAGAACTTGTCTGGATCGTGGATTTTGTGATGAAGTTTGGTTTATGCCGAGTCCCGATCGTTGGGACAAGACGCTGAATGCAAGCCCCGAAGACCGCTTTGCTATGCTTGAACTTGCTTTTTCGGGCGATAAGCGCTTGGTGCTTTCGGACTTGGAAATTCAGCAAGGCGATTACCGTGGTTCTTACGTTTTTTTGATGAGTCTCAGGGAAAAATTCCCGGATATCAATTTCCGCTTGCTGACCGGTGCCGATACCTACGAAGGTATTCCGCATTGGCGCGATCCCTTGAATTTTTACGGAACGAACTACAACGGACATTTACTGCTTCGCGATATTGAACTGATTGTGTTTGCTCGCAATGGCTATCCGCAACCGGATATGGAACAACATAATCGTAAAGGCTATGCTCCGCTTTATTGGCTTGGTCCGGAACAAGGTTTTAATGGCGTTTATTCGAGTACCGCTATTCGTAGGGAACTTTTGCTGAATCGTAGCGTTTGTCCGCAAGGACTGGAACCCTCGGTTTACGATTACATTATCAAGCACGATTTGTACAGGGAATAAAATGGGCAAAGCTCCTTCTGATATGTTCTTCGAGAGCGAAGTGCGCCCGGAATACGAAGGTCGCCTTTTGCTCGATTCCCTCAGTGACCGCTTTACGTACCACAGCCGCGAAGATTGGATTGACCGTTTGACGCGTGGTCTTGTGACGATTAACGGGGTGGTGGCGAACGTGGAAACGATTGCGCATCGCGGCGACAAGGTCGTGTACCACGTTGAAAATTATAGCGAGCCCGAAGTTCCGATGGATTTCGAGACCGTCTTTGAAGATGATGAATTTATTCTAGTTGCAAAGCCTGCGGGTGTTCCTGTGCACCATACGGGCCGCATTTTCTACAACACGTTTGCAGCAATTATCCGTCGTGAATTTGATTCTGAAACGGCAACGCCGATGCACCGATTGGACCGTGATACCGGTGGACTTATCTTGTTTGCAAGATATGGTGAAACGGCTGCGCGTTTCCAAAAAAATCTCGACCGCATTTTGCTCCGCAAGTTCTATCTTGCCGTGGTGCGAGGTAAGTTCCCCGAAGGTGAAGTCGAGTGCAAAATGCCGTTGCGCGAAGACCCGGAAGACCCGATTCGCTTGCGCATGCATCACCGTGCGGATGGCAAGGAATGTTTTACGCGCTTTAAGCTCGTGCGCCATTTAAATTGCCCCGAAATTGCACCGGAACTTTCGCTTGTCGAGGCGGAACTCATCACGGGGCGTAAACATCAAATTCGTGCTCATCTTGCTGAGATGGGTTTCCCGATTGTGGGCGACCGCTTGTACTATCGTGATGGCGAGTATTACCAGAAACTTGCGCAGGGTGGCGAACTCACAGATGACGATATCAAGGTGCTTGGAGCCCATAACCAAATGCTTTTTGCGTATAAGGTCGAACTCCAACTCCCGTATTGGAACGAACCCCGTACATTCGAAAGCCACGCGTACCCCGCTGATATGGCAAAACTCCTCGCAGAATAACGCAAAAACGCGAAAAAATGCGTTTTTTGCACCGTTTTTACATAAAAATTGAATCAGTGCGTGAATTTTTGGCGCACTTCTTTGTATCTTATTGCACATGAATTTTTCATTCCTTCCTAAAGTATTGTTGTGTCTTGGACTTACAGGCGTAATTGCCCAGGCCCAAGAAACGGTCGAAAGCGTTCGCCGCCAAATTAAGGCTGTTGAAGCCGAAACGGCCCGCGAAAAATCAATGCACGATGCCGAAAAAAAGCGTCATGCCGAATTCGTCGAAGTCGGTCGCAAAAAAGTGCAGAACCTCTCGGCGCAGAATAAATCTCTAAAGGCAGAAATCGATTCGCTCAAGGTCGAACTCAAGAAGATTTCGAGTGCACGTGCCAAAACTAATGGCTCGATCCGCTATTTTGAAGGCCGCAAGACGAAGTACGCAGACTCGCTTGCTACCGTTATCGATTCTCTTGTACCGTTCTTTGAATCGGATTTTCCGTACCGCACGGACGAAGCGGTCAAGAGCATTCAAGAAATTGCAAGTTTGCTTCATAAGGGACTTATCGAAACGGACGATGCTTTGAACCGTACGATGGAGGTTTTCTACGACCGCATCCGCCTGGGTTACACCACCGAAGTTTGGAAGGGCTTTTTGCAGGTGGATACTCGCAACGTGGCGGGAACGTATTTGCGTTACGGTGCAGTCGCTTCGATTTTCGTTGGTAACGATGGTAATGATGTCTTGTTCCTTACCAGAAACGGCTCCGGCTACGCATGGAAGAACGTTTCCGAAGACCTCACGATGCGTACAATTCTCAAGGACGTGATGAAGGTTGCCGAAGGCAAAACAGCTCCAAGACTTGTAACTATACCGGTCTCTTTCCCGAAGGAGGCTAACTAATGCTTTTTAGACGAAAGACGAGAGACGAGAGACGAGAGAATGGTTGTGTCATCCTGAGCGAAGTCGAAGGATCCA
It encodes the following:
- a CDS encoding RluA family pseudouridine synthase, which produces MGKAPSDMFFESEVRPEYEGRLLLDSLSDRFTYHSREDWIDRLTRGLVTINGVVANVETIAHRGDKVVYHVENYSEPEVPMDFETVFEDDEFILVAKPAGVPVHHTGRIFYNTFAAIIRREFDSETATPMHRLDRDTGGLILFARYGETAARFQKNLDRILLRKFYLAVVRGKFPEGEVECKMPLREDPEDPIRLRMHHRADGKECFTRFKLVRHLNCPEIAPELSLVEAELITGRKHQIRAHLAEMGFPIVGDRLYYRDGEYYQKLAQGGELTDDDIKVLGAHNQMLFAYKVELQLPYWNEPRTFESHAYPADMAKLLAE
- a CDS encoding DUF3450 family protein — protein: MNFSFLPKVLLCLGLTGVIAQAQETVESVRRQIKAVEAETAREKSMHDAEKKRHAEFVEVGRKKVQNLSAQNKSLKAEIDSLKVELKKISSARAKTNGSIRYFEGRKTKYADSLATVIDSLVPFFESDFPYRTDEAVKSIQEIASLLHKGLIETDDALNRTMEVFYDRIRLGYTTEVWKGFLQVDTRNVAGTYLRYGAVASIFVGNDGNDVLFLTRNGSGYAWKNVSEDLTMRTILKDVMKVAEGKTAPRLVTIPVSFPKEAN
- a CDS encoding nicotinate-nicotinamide nucleotide adenylyltransferase; protein product: MKNVAVLGGAFDPVHKDHMRVARTCLDRGFCDEVWFMPSPDRWDKTLNASPEDRFAMLELAFSGDKRLVLSDLEIQQGDYRGSYVFLMSLREKFPDINFRLLTGADTYEGIPHWRDPLNFYGTNYNGHLLLRDIELIVFARNGYPQPDMEQHNRKGYAPLYWLGPEQGFNGVYSSTAIRRELLLNRSVCPQGLEPSVYDYIIKHDLYRE